One stretch of Cottoperca gobio chromosome 18, fCotGob3.1, whole genome shotgun sequence DNA includes these proteins:
- the rnf150b gene encoding RING finger protein 150: MAPGSLVAACRSLALSTWLLSFCFVHLLCLDFTVAEREEWYTAFVNITYMDPATSDFRTEKTECGRYGEHSPKRDAKGVVVLPAAPHDRQACDPNTRFAVPAQAGAWVALIARGNCTYKDKIRHAAAHNASAVVIFNVGSANVNETITMPHPGTGEVLAIMIPEPKGREVALLLERNVTVTMTITIGTRNLQKYVSRTSVVFVSISFIVLMIISLAWLVFYYIQRFRYANARDRNQRRLGDAAKKAISKLQVRTIRKGDQETEADFDNCAVCIEGYKANDVVRILPCRHLFHKSCVDPWLLDHRTCPMCKMNILKALGIALNADCLDDLPLDYDLGGVGGVGVGGVGALALEAVVSGASSDGTLSEGGSSVVLDPGVRRVGLPQDYQDPDTLRDSPVTATTDTHTGELQPMASSASVASLVITVETGLSDEEGSVEPSQPGDKS; encoded by the exons ATGGCCCCGGGCTCTCTGGTGGCGGCCTGCCGCAGCCTGGCCCTCTCTACGTGGCTGCTCTCCTTCTGCTTCGTCCACCTGCTGTGCCTGGACTTCACCGTGGCCGAGCGGGAGGAGTGGTACACCGCCTTCGTCAACATCACCTACATGGACCCGGCCACCTCGGATTTCCGCACCGAGAAGACGGAGTGCGGGCGGTACGGGGAGCACTCTCCGAAGCGGGACGCCAAGGGGGTGGTGGTGCTGCCCGCAGCCCCGCACGACCGCCAGGCCTGCGACCCCAACACCCGGTTCGCGGTGCCCGCACAGGCCGGGGCCTGGGTGGCGCTGATAGCCCGGGGCAACTGCACCTACAAGGACAAGATCCGCCACGCCGCAGCCCACAACGCCTCGGCGGTGGTCATCTTTAACGTGGGGTCCGCCAATGTTAACGAGACCATCACGATGCCTCATCCAG GTACAGGTGAGGTGCTCGCCATCATGATCCCGGAGCCAAAAGGCCGCGAGGTCGCGTTGCTGCTGGAGCGCAATGTGACGGTCACCATGACGATCACCATCGGGACGAGGAACCTGCAGAAGTACGTGAGCAGGACGTCCGTGGTGTTCGTGTCCATCTCCTTCATCGTGCTGATGATCATCTCGCTCGCCTGGCTCGTCTTCTACTACATCCAGAGGTTCAGATACGCCAACGCACGAGACAGGAACCAG CGTCGACTCGGCGACGCGGCGAAGAAAGCGATCAGTAAGCTGCAAGTTCGCACCATCAGGAAGGGCGACCAGGAGACGGAGGCCGACTTCGACAACTGTGCCGTCTGCATCGAAGGCTACAAGGCCAACGACGTGGTCCGCATACTGCCCTGCAG ACACTTGTTCCATAAGAGCTGTGTGGATCCGTGGCTGCTGGACCATCGCACGTGTCCCATGTGCAAGATGAACATCCTGAAAGCCCTGGGCATCGCT CTGAACGCAGACTGCCTGGATGACCTCCCGCTGGATTACGACCTGGGCGGTGTGGGCGGGGTGGGTGTGGGTGGCGTCGGGGCCCTGGCCCTGGAGGCCGTGGTGTCCGGGGCGTCCAGTGACGGCACGCTGAGCGAGGGCGGCTCCTCCGTGGTGCTGGACCCCGGTGTGAGACGGGTGGGTCTCCCGCAGGATTACCAGGACCCCGACACGCTGAGAGACAGCCCTGTGACGGCCaccaccgacacacacacag gtgagCTCCAGCCGATGGCGAGCAGCGCCTCAGTGGCGTCCTTGGTCATCACCGTTGAAACGGGTCTCTCGGACGAGGAGGGGTCCGTGGAGCCGTCTCAGCCGGGGGACAAGTCCTGA